The following are encoded together in the Naumannella cuiyingiana genome:
- a CDS encoding DUF4193 domain-containing protein, producing MATDYDAPRKSDEEMSEDSIEELKNRRNDKNSGKVDEDEVEAAESFELPGADLSHEELTVRVLPRQSDEFTCASCFLVRHRSQLAEEKNGMAYCVDCAG from the coding sequence ATGGCGACCGACTACGACGCACCGCGCAAGAGCGACGAGGAGATGAGCGAGGACTCGATCGAGGAGCTCAAGAACCGCCGCAACGACAAGAACTCCGGCAAGGTCGACGAGGACGAGGTCGAGGCGGCCGAGTCGTTCGAGCTGCCGGGCGCCGACCTGTCGCACGAGGAGCTGACGGTCCGGGTGCTGCCGCGCCAGTCCGACGAGTTCACCTGTGCGAGCTGCTTCCTGGTCCGCCACCGCAGCCAGCTCGCCGAGGAGAAGAACGGGATGGCCTACTGCGTCGACTGCGCAGGCTGA
- a CDS encoding ferrochelatase, which translates to MSEALSPAPDSPTADPLAPYDAVVLVSFGGPDGPDDVLPFLRRVTAGRGIPDERLAEVGEHYALFGGRSPINARTDELLTALRSELAGRGSALPVVLGNRNWHPLLDDVLPALARDGHRRVLAVTTSAYPSWSSCRQYRENLAAAAGDALIVERVRNYATHPGFVAANVAAVRRALAGIATPPEATRLLFVTHSIPDAMARAAGPQPRPAEGGYVAWHRAVAGAVAAEAAPGVGWDLAYCSRSGPPQQPWLEPDINDQLAKLAADGVRAVVVAPIGFVSDHMEVVYDLDHEAAATADDLGLEFARAATAGTDPAFVAALADIALERAALARGEAVEPAVIEGAEAGRVVCPESCCVNLRHPGTPAI; encoded by the coding sequence GTGTCCGAAGCTTTGTCGCCCGCTCCCGATTCGCCCACCGCCGATCCACTCGCCCCCTACGACGCCGTCGTCCTGGTCTCCTTCGGCGGCCCGGACGGTCCCGACGATGTGCTGCCCTTCCTGCGGCGGGTCACGGCCGGCCGCGGGATCCCGGACGAGCGGCTGGCCGAGGTCGGCGAACACTACGCCCTGTTCGGCGGCCGCAGCCCGATCAATGCCCGCACCGACGAACTGCTGACGGCGCTGCGCAGCGAGCTGGCCGGCCGGGGGAGCGCCCTGCCCGTCGTGCTCGGGAACCGCAACTGGCATCCGCTGTTGGACGACGTGTTGCCGGCGCTGGCCCGCGACGGGCACCGGCGGGTGTTGGCCGTCACCACCTCGGCGTACCCGTCGTGGTCGTCGTGCCGGCAGTACCGGGAGAATCTCGCAGCGGCCGCCGGCGACGCGCTGATCGTCGAGCGGGTGCGCAACTATGCGACCCATCCCGGTTTCGTGGCCGCGAACGTCGCGGCGGTACGCCGGGCGCTGGCGGGCATCGCGACACCGCCCGAGGCGACCCGGCTGCTCTTCGTCACGCACTCCATCCCGGATGCGATGGCCCGCGCGGCCGGGCCGCAGCCGCGGCCAGCGGAGGGCGGGTATGTGGCTTGGCACCGCGCGGTGGCCGGAGCCGTCGCCGCCGAAGCGGCGCCCGGCGTGGGCTGGGACCTCGCGTACTGCTCCCGCTCCGGCCCCCCGCAGCAGCCCTGGCTGGAGCCCGACATCAACGATCAGTTGGCCAAGCTCGCGGCCGACGGGGTGCGCGCCGTCGTCGTCGCCCCGATCGGCTTCGTCTCCGACCACATGGAGGTCGTCTACGACCTGGACCACGAGGCGGCGGCCACGGCCGACGACCTGGGCCTGGAGTTCGCCCGGGCCGCCACCGCCGGCACCGACCCGGCATTCGTCGCGGCGCTCGCCGACATCGCGCTCGAGCGGGCCGCCCTGGCGCGCGGCGAGGCCGTCGAACCGGCGGTCATCGAGGGGGCCGAGGCCGGCCGGGTGGTCTGCCCGGAGAGCTGTTGCGTCAACCTGCGGCACCCGGGCACCCCGGCGATCTGA
- the sepH gene encoding septation protein SepH — translation MDRRWANRERATKLRTPGHPDTAHRPPPPRSQPSPVRWDSDRSGSPARPRRPGPARRRRPHDPRRDTRVEIGLTPREIQSRIRAGASLEEVAEAAGAPSDKIRGFAAPVLAEREHVAALALAAPVRRRGEGSAHRTLNVAVTDKLGSRGVRAEQIDWDAWRREDRRWTLVARYELGAAPREAVFYFNQQNRFSVPANDDARWLTGELSALPGAPDDPTEPTVDLNDELALVRALREPESDDPVRLPGDDADPPPVRLLHPPAGDEADEPTRRIELGPEAGPPAPPDLPLPRSQPTPQDIGQEIEAELANYDNGPATGGLDLLYDFLDRPGDRQDYAGLAPEEPEQPSLDFDAGPDEPVRDEPAQDEPAQDEPAQDEPVQDEPVQDKRVQDKPVQDKPEPDGPEHRDPTGGDDAAPSDTARDTSGKPTPEKTPTEASDEAAEETVRVPRTRKKRSKRAAVPSWDEIMFGGPGNDEE, via the coding sequence GTGGATCGGCGGTGGGCGAATCGGGAGCGGGCGACAAAGCTTCGGACACCCGGCCATCCTGACACGGCACACCGCCCGCCTCCCCCGCGCAGCCAGCCGAGCCCGGTACGTTGGGACTCTGACCGGTCCGGCTCACCGGCCCGGCCCCGCAGACCCGGTCCGGCCCGCAGGCGTCGGCCGCACGACCCACGGAGGGACACGAGGGTGGAGATCGGACTTACCCCCCGCGAGATCCAGTCGCGGATCCGCGCGGGTGCGTCCCTCGAGGAAGTGGCCGAGGCCGCCGGGGCACCCTCCGACAAGATTCGCGGGTTCGCCGCTCCGGTGCTGGCCGAGCGTGAGCACGTCGCCGCGCTGGCACTTGCCGCCCCCGTCCGGCGGCGCGGCGAAGGCTCGGCCCACCGCACCCTGAACGTGGCGGTGACGGACAAGCTCGGCAGCCGCGGGGTGCGGGCCGAGCAGATCGACTGGGACGCCTGGCGGCGCGAGGACCGCCGCTGGACGCTGGTCGCGCGCTACGAGTTGGGCGCTGCGCCGCGGGAGGCGGTCTTCTACTTCAATCAGCAGAATCGGTTCTCGGTCCCGGCCAACGACGATGCCCGCTGGCTGACCGGCGAGCTGTCCGCGCTGCCCGGCGCCCCCGACGATCCGACCGAGCCCACGGTCGACCTGAACGACGAGCTGGCCCTCGTCCGCGCCCTGCGCGAACCCGAGTCCGACGATCCGGTACGCCTGCCCGGCGACGACGCCGATCCGCCGCCGGTGCGGCTGCTGCACCCGCCCGCCGGCGACGAGGCCGACGAGCCCACCCGGCGGATCGAGTTGGGCCCGGAGGCGGGCCCACCGGCGCCGCCCGACCTGCCGCTCCCGCGCAGCCAGCCGACGCCCCAGGACATCGGCCAGGAGATCGAGGCCGAGCTCGCCAATTACGACAACGGGCCGGCCACCGGCGGCCTCGACCTGCTCTACGACTTTCTCGACCGGCCGGGCGACCGGCAGGACTATGCCGGGCTGGCGCCCGAGGAACCCGAGCAGCCGTCCCTGGACTTCGACGCCGGGCCGGACGAGCCGGTTCGAGATGAGCCTGCCCAGGACGAGCCCGCCCAGGACGAGCCCGCCCAGGATGAGCCGGTTCAGGACGAGCCGGTTCAGGACAAGCGGGTGCAGGACAAGCCCGTTCAGGACAAGCCGGAACCGGACGGACCCGAGCACCGCGACCCGACCGGTGGCGACGACGCCGCCCCGTCGGACACGGCCCGGGACACGTCGGGCAAGCCCACGCCCGAGAAGACCCCGACGGAGGCGTCCGACGAGGCGGCCGAGGAGACCGTGCGCGTCCCGCGTACCCGCAAGAAGCGCAGCAAGCGCGCCGCCGTGCCGAGCTGGGACGAGATCATGTTCGGCGGCCCGGGCAACGACGAAGAATGA
- a CDS encoding potassium channel family protein — protein MGCGRVGSGLALALEKRGHSVAVIDQNVDAFRRLGPEFGGRTVKGVGFDRAVLTQAGIEQADAFAAVSSGDNSNILSARVVREIYGVDNVVARIYDPGRAAVYERLGIPTVATVKWTTDQVLRRLLPEGSEPVWRDPTGAVRLIQVHANPAWVGHTVGQMADAARCQLPFLQRMGSALVPERSTHFQDGDLVYAALTRDRVAEVESVLEAEPPRD, from the coding sequence ATGGGCTGCGGCCGGGTGGGATCCGGACTCGCGCTCGCGCTGGAGAAGCGCGGCCACTCGGTCGCGGTGATCGATCAGAACGTCGACGCCTTCCGCCGGCTCGGCCCCGAGTTCGGCGGCCGGACGGTGAAGGGCGTCGGATTCGACCGGGCCGTGCTCACCCAGGCCGGGATCGAGCAGGCGGACGCGTTCGCGGCGGTGTCCAGCGGAGACAATTCCAACATCCTGTCCGCCCGCGTGGTACGCGAGATCTACGGCGTCGACAATGTCGTCGCCCGGATCTATGACCCCGGGCGCGCCGCCGTCTACGAACGGCTCGGCATCCCGACGGTGGCCACCGTGAAGTGGACGACCGACCAGGTTCTGCGCCGGCTGCTGCCCGAGGGGTCCGAGCCGGTCTGGCGCGACCCCACCGGCGCGGTCCGGCTGATCCAGGTGCACGCGAATCCCGCCTGGGTCGGCCACACGGTCGGCCAGATGGCCGACGCGGCGCGATGCCAACTGCCGTTCCTGCAGCGGATGGGCAGCGCGCTGGTTCCGGAACGGTCGACCCACTTCCAGGACGGCGATCTCGTCTATGCGGCCCTCACCCGGGACCGGGTCGCGGAGGTCGAGTCCGTCCTCGAGGCCGAGCCGCCGCGCGACTGA
- a CDS encoding DUF3093 family protein: MEPTGPYTERQWAPIWWWLVAAALWATLVIAIGAYLPWWAGLAGAVLTGVPIALALGGWGARRVTVDDAGVRAGRSLLEWSYADEPIALDRAAARERLGPRAAVRAWLVTRPWLPEAVELPVRDPADPHPYWLIGTRDAGRLASAIRAARPAAGTPRPASDPARPDGSIGTPASG; encoded by the coding sequence GTGGAACCCACCGGGCCGTACACCGAGCGTCAGTGGGCGCCCATCTGGTGGTGGCTGGTCGCCGCGGCGCTCTGGGCGACGCTGGTGATCGCGATCGGGGCGTACCTGCCCTGGTGGGCCGGCCTTGCCGGCGCCGTGCTCACCGGCGTACCGATCGCCCTCGCTCTCGGCGGCTGGGGTGCGCGCCGGGTGACGGTCGACGACGCCGGGGTGCGCGCCGGGCGCTCGTTGCTCGAATGGTCCTACGCCGACGAGCCGATCGCGCTCGACCGGGCCGCGGCCCGCGAGCGGCTCGGGCCCCGGGCGGCCGTGCGGGCCTGGCTGGTGACGCGGCCCTGGCTGCCCGAGGCGGTCGAGCTGCCCGTACGGGACCCCGCCGATCCGCACCCGTACTGGCTGATCGGCACCCGCGACGCCGGCCGGTTGGCGAGCGCCATCCGCGCCGCCCGGCCCGCAGCCGGTACGCCGCGACCGGCATCCGATCCGGCCCGACCGGACGGTTCGATCGGTACGCCCGCCAGTGGCTAG
- a CDS encoding DUF3710 domain-containing protein, with translation MIFGRKKRREEAEEVADDESVTTEAEGDDVDQRDDTDTDTDADTEADDTDADDTDADDTEADDTEADDTEADESEADPDEEPVDREHDEDEWATLDRGEFRDEGPFDITEVDLEDDEVSRLDLGSLIITPFEGAELRLNVVEGTRRIVSAMLVSGNSALDLTVFAAPRSGGLWADTRTQLIAETEQAGGQVTLVEGPFGTEVRRLMPAKGPDGQDAVQPTRTWMAQGPRWALRGVLYGEAALSEALEEDPVLPFYDAFRDVVVRRGDGPQRSGEVLLMTIPEGMGPPADQPAG, from the coding sequence ATGATCTTTGGCCGCAAGAAGCGCAGGGAAGAAGCCGAGGAGGTCGCCGACGACGAGTCGGTGACCACCGAGGCGGAAGGTGACGACGTCGATCAGCGTGACGACACCGACACCGATACCGATGCGGACACCGAGGCCGACGACACCGATGCCGACGACACCGATGCCGACGACACCGAGGCCGACGACACCGAGGCCGACGACACCGAGGCCGACGAGAGCGAGGCCGACCCGGACGAGGAGCCGGTCGACCGCGAGCACGACGAGGACGAGTGGGCCACGCTGGATCGCGGCGAGTTCCGCGATGAGGGACCCTTCGACATCACCGAGGTCGATCTGGAGGACGACGAGGTCAGCCGGCTCGACCTCGGCTCCTTGATCATCACCCCGTTCGAAGGCGCCGAACTGCGCCTCAACGTCGTCGAAGGCACCCGGCGCATCGTCTCGGCGATGCTGGTCTCGGGCAATTCCGCCCTGGACCTGACCGTCTTCGCAGCCCCCCGCAGCGGCGGCCTGTGGGCCGACACCCGCACCCAGTTGATCGCCGAGACGGAGCAGGCCGGCGGTCAGGTGACGCTGGTGGAAGGTCCGTTCGGCACCGAGGTACGCCGGCTGATGCCGGCCAAGGGCCCGGACGGTCAGGACGCCGTCCAGCCCACCCGGACCTGGATGGCACAGGGGCCGCGCTGGGCCCTGCGCGGAGTACTCTATGGAGAAGCCGCGCTCAGCGAAGCGCTCGAGGAGGACCCGGTGCTGCCGTTCTACGACGCCTTCCGCGATGTCGTGGTCCGCCGCGGCGACGGACCGCAACGCTCCGGTGAGGTCTTGTTGATGACGATCCCGGAAGGGATGGGTCCGCCCGCCGACCAACCCGCAGGTTGA
- a CDS encoding DUF4235 domain-containing protein, with protein MEPSKAILWKIYAGLLGAATTFVAQKAVSGAWKAVTGDEPPSPSDPDAPLGQAVIWALSSAIGIGVTQLLINRFTARRWRAAMGDDNPPQVGRIRLNI; from the coding sequence ATGGAACCGTCCAAGGCGATCTTGTGGAAGATCTACGCCGGCCTGCTGGGCGCCGCCACTACCTTCGTGGCGCAGAAGGCGGTCAGTGGCGCGTGGAAGGCGGTCACCGGCGACGAACCGCCGTCGCCCAGCGATCCCGATGCCCCGCTCGGCCAAGCCGTCATCTGGGCGCTGTCGAGCGCGATCGGCATCGGTGTCACCCAGTTGTTGATCAATCGGTTCACGGCCCGGCGCTGGCGCGCCGCGATGGGCGACGACAACCCGCCCCAGGTCGGCCGGATCCGGCTGAACATCTGA
- a CDS encoding antitoxin: MFDNLKGKADQLREKAEGFIDENADKIKDGIEKAGDFVDEKTGGRFSEQVDNVQTGAANLVDKASTDDTPAATDPIATDPVQPGTGPAPRDTPPAG, from the coding sequence ATGTTCGACAACCTCAAGGGCAAGGCCGATCAACTGCGCGAGAAGGCCGAGGGCTTCATCGACGAGAACGCCGACAAGATCAAGGACGGCATCGAGAAGGCCGGCGACTTCGTCGACGAGAAGACCGGTGGCCGGTTCTCCGAGCAGGTCGACAACGTGCAGACCGGCGCGGCGAACCTGGTGGACAAGGCGTCGACGGACGACACCCCGGCGGCGACCGACCCGATCGCCACCGACCCCGTGCAACCCGGCACCGGCCCCGCGCCGCGGGACACCCCGCCCGCCGGCTGA
- a CDS encoding dihydrofolate reductase family protein produces MRKLVYYIATSIDGYIADSTGDTSAFPVCQETLDDLFSRYPETCPQHLRGPLGVTGSARRFDTVILGRSTHEPALQAGLTSAYPHLRQLVVTHHALPEDPTVEALSGDLGTQVSRLKRDAGDDIWLCGGSDVAGQLLDEIDEIQLKVNPITLGSGMPLFRSTVRRTWHVSSAEPLAGGIVLVTYTPADQ; encoded by the coding sequence ATGAGAAAACTCGTCTACTACATCGCCACCAGCATCGACGGCTACATCGCCGACTCGACCGGGGACACCTCGGCCTTCCCGGTCTGCCAGGAAACCCTGGATGACCTGTTCTCCCGGTATCCCGAGACATGTCCCCAGCATCTTCGCGGCCCACTGGGGGTGACGGGATCGGCTCGCCGCTTCGACACCGTGATCCTGGGGCGCAGCACCCATGAGCCAGCACTGCAGGCCGGGCTCACCAGCGCCTACCCGCACCTGCGTCAGTTGGTGGTGACCCATCACGCCCTCCCCGAGGACCCCACCGTCGAGGCGCTGTCCGGCGACCTCGGCACCCAGGTTTCCCGGCTCAAGCGCGATGCGGGCGACGACATCTGGCTCTGCGGTGGCAGCGACGTCGCCGGCCAACTTCTCGACGAGATCGATGAGATTCAGCTCAAGGTCAACCCGATCACCCTGGGCAGCGGCATGCCCCTGTTCCGCTCCACGGTTCGGCGTACCTGGCACGTGTCCAGCGCCGAACCGCTCGCGGGCGGCATCGTGCTCGTGACATACACCCCGGCGGATCAGTGA
- a CDS encoding HNH endonuclease signature motif containing protein, whose amino-acid sequence MDRGTGVVTAGELLGVAAGLRQDQLRAEAEILVAAVEWAILHPDLDDQPATLWSRGEDTLITLAGDGAPGVDPACIAEFAAVLGITTEAGQRLIGDALELRFRLPMLWAGVQALRVPAWRARTVAEATRGLSRAGAGCVDRQVAAVAGRIGPTQLARLIATAVAIHGEPSGDGVADPDDGVGEADLFVQVECDTTSVDGRAHLTGTLELPDGLALESALAAGAQALTAWGSDAPLQARRARALGDLARRQPPLDPAQPEPAPDSTSQNSTGPDPEAAGPAPRTLTIYAHLTAHHDTTVDCDTVAHHDSAGPFGPLGRLGTTNSPVTAEQVRHWCRAPGTRVIVKPVIDLNQPVSSERYQVPDRIREHVLLRDPTCVFPWCAKNSHRADIDHITPWPNGPTHTDNLAPLCRRHHRLKTHTGWTYHRNPDGSYTWTSPHGWTLTRDPSGTHPGQPPQSRPDLPPPGPDG is encoded by the coding sequence ATGGATCGGGGCACAGGCGTGGTGACGGCGGGTGAGTTGCTCGGCGTTGCTGCAGGTCTGCGGCAAGATCAGTTGCGGGCGGAGGCGGAGATCCTGGTCGCGGCGGTGGAGTGGGCGATCCTGCACCCGGATCTGGATGATCAGCCCGCGACCTTGTGGTCGCGGGGTGAGGACACGCTGATCACGTTGGCCGGAGACGGCGCGCCGGGGGTGGATCCGGCCTGCATCGCCGAGTTCGCCGCCGTGCTCGGGATCACGACCGAGGCTGGGCAGCGGCTGATCGGCGACGCCCTGGAGTTGCGGTTCCGGCTGCCGATGTTGTGGGCGGGCGTGCAGGCGTTGCGGGTGCCGGCGTGGCGGGCCCGGACCGTGGCGGAGGCCACTCGCGGACTCTCGCGCGCGGGCGCGGGGTGTGTGGACCGGCAGGTCGCCGCCGTCGCCGGACGGATCGGGCCCACCCAGCTCGCCCGGCTGATCGCGACCGCCGTCGCCATCCATGGCGAGCCTTCGGGTGACGGTGTCGCTGATCCGGATGACGGCGTCGGGGAGGCGGATCTGTTCGTGCAGGTCGAGTGCGACACCACCAGCGTGGATGGCCGCGCCCACCTGACCGGCACCCTCGAGCTGCCCGACGGGCTCGCCCTCGAATCCGCCCTCGCCGCCGGCGCGCAGGCGCTGACCGCGTGGGGCTCGGATGCGCCGCTACAGGCCCGCCGAGCCCGGGCCCTGGGCGACCTGGCCCGCCGACAACCGCCCCTCGACCCCGCACAGCCCGAACCCGCGCCCGACAGCACCAGCCAGAACTCGACCGGCCCGGATCCGGAAGCTGCGGGCCCGGCACCACGAACCCTCACCATCTACGCCCACCTGACCGCCCACCACGACACCACCGTCGACTGCGACACCGTCGCCCACCACGACAGCGCCGGGCCGTTCGGGCCACTCGGGCGGCTCGGCACCACCAACTCCCCGGTCACGGCCGAGCAGGTCCGCCACTGGTGCCGCGCGCCCGGCACCCGGGTGATCGTGAAACCCGTGATCGACCTCAACCAGCCCGTCAGCTCCGAGCGCTACCAGGTCCCCGACCGGATCCGCGAACACGTCCTCCTGCGCGACCCGACCTGCGTATTCCCGTGGTGTGCCAAGAACAGCCACCGCGCCGACATCGACCACATCACCCCCTGGCCGAACGGCCCCACCCACACCGACAACCTCGCACCCCTGTGCCGCCGACACCACCGACTGAAAACCCACACCGGCTGGACCTACCATCGCAACCCCGACGGCAGCTACACCTGGACCAGCCCCCACGGCTGGACCCTCACCCGCGACCCCAGCGGCACCCACCCCGGACAACCACCACAGTCGCGGCCGGACCTGCCACCACCCGGGCCCGACGGCTGA
- a CDS encoding potassium channel family protein — protein MRVTIAGAGNVGRSIATELTENGHQVLLIEKDPHAFKTDSVPGAEWLLADACELSSLEEAGLESCDVSIAATGDDKANLVHALLAKTEFSVPRTVGRVNHPRNEWMFDDEWGVDVAVSTPRLMSALVEEAVAVGDLVRLLTFRQSNTDLVEMTLPADSPCIGRRVGDLEWPADAVLVAVIRDGRAMAPEREGALEGGDELLFVTAQEDESALARMLAPKLGDID, from the coding sequence ATGCGCGTGACGATTGCCGGGGCCGGGAATGTCGGCCGTTCGATCGCGACCGAGCTGACCGAGAACGGCCATCAGGTGTTGCTGATCGAGAAGGATCCGCATGCCTTCAAGACCGACTCGGTGCCCGGCGCGGAGTGGCTGCTCGCCGACGCCTGCGAGCTGTCCTCGCTGGAGGAGGCCGGGCTGGAGTCCTGCGACGTGTCCATCGCGGCGACCGGGGACGACAAGGCCAATCTGGTGCACGCGCTGCTGGCCAAGACCGAGTTCAGCGTGCCGCGGACGGTCGGCCGGGTGAACCATCCCCGCAACGAGTGGATGTTCGACGACGAGTGGGGCGTGGACGTCGCCGTTTCCACGCCCCGGCTGATGTCGGCGCTGGTCGAGGAGGCGGTGGCGGTCGGCGACCTGGTCCGGTTGCTGACCTTCCGTCAGTCCAATACCGATCTGGTCGAGATGACCCTGCCGGCCGACAGCCCCTGTATCGGGCGACGGGTTGGCGACCTGGAGTGGCCGGCGGACGCGGTCCTCGTCGCCGTCATCCGCGACGGACGAGCGATGGCCCCCGAGCGCGAGGGTGCGCTCGAGGGCGGTGACGAGTTGTTGTTCGTCACGGCCCAGGAGGACGAGAGCGCCCTGGCCCGCATGCTGGCCCCGAAGCTCGGCGACATCGACTGA
- a CDS encoding TetR/AcrR family transcriptional regulator, whose translation MVANPARRSQLAQAAVAILGSEGPRALTHRAVDRKAELPPGTCANYFPSKAELLLAMTQRVFELLAPDPDRLDQLADLPAAEAPARYAEYVTERLLEHPYVAAALIELRLEATRSDDVRAVLEPVLHQGFATDVAFHRARGLPGGREQVLWLHHLVNGAVLDAITIPVHPGSKVGEVVARAASKLTA comes from the coding sequence ATGGTCGCCAATCCCGCCCGACGCTCGCAGCTTGCCCAGGCCGCGGTAGCAATCCTGGGCAGCGAGGGCCCACGCGCACTGACCCACCGTGCCGTGGACAGGAAGGCCGAACTCCCTCCGGGCACCTGCGCAAACTACTTCCCCAGCAAGGCCGAGTTGCTGCTGGCCATGACGCAACGGGTCTTCGAGTTGCTCGCACCCGATCCGGACAGGCTTGATCAACTCGCAGACCTCCCGGCCGCAGAAGCACCAGCCCGGTACGCCGAATACGTCACCGAGCGTCTCCTCGAGCACCCCTACGTGGCGGCGGCCCTGATCGAACTACGACTGGAAGCCACCCGCTCCGACGACGTTCGAGCGGTACTGGAGCCCGTCCTGCATCAAGGCTTCGCGACGGATGTGGCGTTCCACCGGGCTCGCGGGCTGCCCGGCGGCCGCGAGCAAGTGCTGTGGCTTCACCACCTGGTCAACGGTGCAGTGCTGGACGCCATCACCATTCCCGTGCACCCCGGGTCGAAGGTCGGCGAGGTCGTGGCCCGAGCCGCCAGCAAGCTCACGGCCTGA
- a CDS encoding OB-fold nucleic acid binding domain-containing protein gives MNAETTSRRRSGNPLTRALRRFTSSNDELVAQDRREAAARDGATPVADCTDRQEVVLTGTVSCLTLAPAGGTPRLVADLDDGSGQARLVWMGRREIRGIEAGTVLRVTGRVSCQQTGRVLYNPSYEIISTPN, from the coding sequence ATGAATGCTGAAACCACGTCCAGGCGTCGCTCCGGGAATCCGCTGACCCGGGCGCTGCGCCGCTTCACATCCTCCAACGACGAGTTGGTCGCCCAGGACCGTCGCGAGGCTGCCGCGCGCGACGGCGCGACGCCGGTCGCCGACTGCACCGACCGTCAGGAGGTCGTCCTCACCGGGACGGTGTCCTGCCTGACGCTCGCGCCGGCAGGCGGTACGCCACGGCTGGTCGCCGATCTCGACGACGGCTCGGGCCAGGCCCGACTGGTCTGGATGGGCCGCCGCGAGATCCGCGGGATCGAGGCCGGCACCGTGCTCCGGGTCACCGGTCGGGTGAGCTGCCAGCAGACCGGCCGGGTGCTGTACAACCCGAGCTACGAGATCATCAGCACCCCGAACTGA
- the dut gene encoding dUTP diphosphatase — MSPAEEVVRVGIRLLDPIAMVPDYARPLDAGADLVTVEDVELAPGERRLVGTGIALAIPPGWAGFVHPRSGLAARHGLSVVNTPGTIDAGYRGEIKVCLLNTDRTEPITIARGDRIAQLVVQRVGRAEFVITEELADSERGAGGYGSTGGVATWVEKNREGS; from the coding sequence GTGTCACCCGCGGAGGAAGTCGTCAGGGTCGGGATCCGGCTGCTCGACCCGATCGCCATGGTCCCGGACTATGCGCGCCCGCTGGATGCCGGCGCCGATCTCGTCACGGTCGAAGATGTCGAACTGGCGCCGGGGGAGCGTCGGCTGGTGGGCACCGGGATTGCTCTCGCGATCCCGCCGGGATGGGCCGGGTTCGTCCATCCCCGCTCAGGTCTCGCGGCCCGCCACGGGCTGTCGGTGGTGAACACCCCGGGCACGATCGACGCCGGCTACCGGGGCGAGATCAAGGTCTGTCTGCTGAACACCGATCGGACCGAACCGATCACGATTGCCCGCGGGGACCGGATCGCCCAACTGGTCGTGCAACGGGTCGGCCGGGCGGAGTTCGTGATCACCGAGGAGTTGGCCGACTCCGAGCGCGGGGCCGGCGGCTACGGCTCCACCGGCGGGGTCGCCACATGGGTAGAGAAGAACCGGGAGGGTTCATGA